A section of the Elizabethkingia anophelis R26 genome encodes:
- the pruA gene encoding L-glutamate gamma-semialdehyde dehydrogenase yields MSKAISQVPFAQNEPVKTYAPGSEEVKSLIATYKKMYAEELEIPMVIGGKNVTTKEKVTIHPPHDHKHTVGFYHQGTMKHVDEAIKAALAAKKQWNDLGWEQRAAIFLKAADLIAGPYRDRINAATMIGQSKNVHQAEIDAACELIDFLRFNVEFMTELYAEQPVSDAGIWNRAEYRPLEGFCFAVTPFNFTAISANLPSCMALMGNVVVWKPSDKQAYSAHVIMEVFKEAGVPDGVINMIFTDGKETAERVLAHPDFAGLHFTGSTKVFQGMWKMIGDNIHNYKSYPRIVGETGGKDFVMAHPSADVDALATALVRGAYEYQGQKCSAASRAYVPKSIWKDVKKVMEKQIKTIKVGTTEDPSNFVNAVIDRNSFDKCKGYIDRAEKAKDAEVVIGGKCDDKKGYFVHPTVIETTNPHYESIEQEIFGPILTVYVYEDKKWAETLELVDSTSPYALTGSIFSQDRYAINEAYKVLENAAGNFYINDKPTGAVVGQQPFGGSRASGTNDKAGSKMNLLRWVSARSIKETFVPAKDYKYPYLG; encoded by the coding sequence ATGTCAAAAGCAATTTCGCAAGTGCCTTTTGCACAAAACGAACCGGTAAAAACATACGCTCCAGGCTCTGAAGAAGTAAAAAGCCTGATCGCTACATACAAAAAAATGTATGCTGAAGAACTGGAAATACCAATGGTTATCGGTGGGAAAAACGTTACAACAAAAGAGAAAGTAACGATCCATCCGCCACACGACCACAAACATACTGTAGGCTTTTATCACCAGGGAACTATGAAGCATGTTGATGAGGCTATTAAAGCAGCATTAGCAGCTAAAAAACAATGGAATGACCTTGGATGGGAGCAAAGAGCAGCGATCTTCTTGAAGGCAGCAGACCTTATTGCTGGACCTTACAGAGACAGAATCAATGCAGCAACTATGATCGGACAGTCTAAGAATGTTCATCAGGCTGAAATTGATGCAGCTTGTGAATTAATTGACTTTTTACGTTTCAATGTAGAGTTCATGACTGAGCTTTATGCTGAGCAGCCGGTATCTGATGCAGGAATCTGGAACAGAGCTGAATACAGACCATTAGAAGGTTTCTGTTTTGCAGTAACGCCTTTCAACTTTACAGCTATTTCTGCTAACTTACCATCTTGTATGGCATTAATGGGTAACGTTGTGGTATGGAAGCCGTCCGATAAGCAGGCTTACTCTGCACACGTTATTATGGAAGTTTTCAAAGAAGCTGGTGTACCAGACGGTGTAATCAACATGATCTTCACTGATGGTAAAGAAACAGCAGAAAGAGTATTGGCTCACCCTGATTTTGCAGGTCTTCACTTCACAGGTTCTACAAAAGTATTCCAGGGAATGTGGAAAATGATTGGTGACAATATCCACAACTATAAATCTTACCCAAGAATCGTTGGTGAAACAGGTGGTAAAGACTTTGTAATGGCTCACCCTTCTGCTGATGTTGATGCTTTGGCTACAGCATTGGTACGTGGTGCTTACGAATACCAGGGACAAAAATGTTCTGCAGCTTCCAGAGCTTACGTTCCTAAATCTATCTGGAAAGATGTGAAGAAGGTAATGGAAAAGCAAATAAAGACTATTAAAGTAGGTACAACTGAAGATCCATCTAACTTTGTAAATGCAGTAATCGACAGAAATTCTTTCGATAAGTGTAAAGGTTACATCGACAGAGCTGAGAAAGCTAAAGATGCTGAAGTAGTTATCGGTGGTAAGTGCGATGATAAGAAAGGTTACTTTGTACACCCGACTGTTATCGAAACTACAAATCCTCACTATGAAAGTATCGAGCAGGAGATCTTCGGACCAATCTTAACAGTTTATGTATATGAGGACAAAAAATGGGCTGAAACACTTGAATTAGTAGACAGCACTTCTCCATATGCGTTAACAGGTTCTATTTTCTCTCAGGATCGTTATGCCATCAATGAAGCTTACAAAGTATTGGAGAATGCAGCAGGTAACTTCTATATCAATGATAAACCAACAGGTGCCGTAGTAGGTCAGCAGCCTTTCGGTGGTAGCCGTGCATCTGGTACTAACGATAAAGCAGGATCTAAAATGAACCTTCTTCGTTGGGTATCTGCAAGAAGTATTAAAGAAACTTTTGTTCCGGCAAAAGACTACAAATACCCTTATTTAGGTTAA
- a CDS encoding Lrp/AsnC family transcriptional regulator: protein MLQLDHTDLRLLKILHNDSKLTVKELAAQVNLSPSPVFERIRRMEKEGYIKKYIAILDAEKLNQGLIVFCNIRLKQHDRNIGHTFVDDIHNIDEVVECYNVSGDYDFLLKVHARDMKHYQDFVFNKLGSLTSIGNTHSTFVMAEVKNTYGVQPFEGKAL, encoded by the coding sequence ATGCTTCAACTGGATCATACTGATTTACGCCTGCTGAAAATCCTTCATAATGACTCTAAACTTACCGTAAAGGAATTGGCGGCACAGGTAAACCTGTCACCTTCTCCGGTTTTTGAAAGAATCAGACGAATGGAAAAAGAAGGATATATCAAGAAGTATATTGCCATTCTGGATGCTGAGAAACTGAATCAGGGACTTATTGTTTTTTGCAATATCCGCCTGAAGCAGCATGACCGTAATATTGGTCATACTTTCGTTGATGACATTCACAATATTGATGAAGTGGTGGAATGTTATAATGTTTCCGGTGATTATGATTTCCTGCTAAAAGTTCATGCACGGGATATGAAGCATTATCAGGATTTTGTTTTCAACAAACTGGGATCACTTACCAGTATCGGAAACACACATAGTACTTTTGTAATGGCTGAAGTAAAGAATACGTATGGCGTACAGCCTTTTGAAGGTAAAGCGTTATAA
- the metE gene encoding 5-methyltetrahydropteroyltriglutamate--homocysteine S-methyltransferase, producing MQTHNLGYPRIGKKRELKKACEQYWSGKIIQKELLDVSRRIINENLKLQQEAGIDLIPVNDFSFYDHVLDMTLTLGAIPQRYHDVILNKANNELDLYFAMARGYQKDGLDITAMEMTKWFDTNYHYIVPEFSKGQSFKLFSNKIINEFIGARQIGINAKPVILGPVSYLLLGKEKEEGFEKLDLIDNLLPVYLEILKSLQSHGAEYIQIDEPFLVLDLTDKAKEVYTAVYTKIQKELPNLKIILTTYFEGLEDNLPLALSLPVDTLHVDLVRKPEQLENILAAIPENLKLSLGVVDGRNIWKNDFESSLQFIRKAKEQLGEERILIAPSSSLLHVPYDLDLETKEESLPAEIKQWMAYAKQKIKEVALLRDLSSENPSAESLVAFGENKKAIENKRLSTLIHDAKVQQQMYALDAVPVSRQSAFAQRKVQQQEILKLPLFPTTTIGSFPQTKEVRSWRAQFKKGEISAERYTDLLKEETKNTIQRQEKIGIDVLVHGEFERNDMVEYFGEQLKGFAFTENGWVQSYGSRCVKPPVIYGDVSRPEPLTVFWSQYAQSLTSKWVKGMLTGPVTILQWSFVRNDQSRKDTANQIALAIRDEVLDLEKAGIRIIQIDEPAIREGLPLRKKDAAAYLKWAVLAFRISASSVKDDTQIHTHMCYSEFNDIINHIADMDADVITIECSRSQMELLDAFADFEYPNDIGPGVYDIHAPRVPSKEEMVKLLEKAAKVIPSSQLWVNPDCGLKTRGWDETEKALIEMVNAAKEMQKEFASIV from the coding sequence ATGCAAACACACAACCTGGGTTACCCGCGTATCGGGAAAAAGCGAGAGCTGAAAAAAGCCTGTGAACAGTATTGGTCCGGAAAGATTATTCAGAAAGAATTACTGGATGTAAGCCGCAGAATTATCAATGAAAATCTGAAATTACAACAGGAAGCAGGTATAGACCTTATTCCGGTTAACGATTTTTCGTTTTACGATCATGTATTGGATATGACGCTTACTTTGGGAGCTATTCCGCAGCGCTATCACGATGTAATCCTGAATAAGGCAAACAACGAACTGGATCTTTATTTTGCAATGGCGCGTGGTTACCAGAAAGATGGCCTGGATATCACAGCTATGGAGATGACAAAATGGTTTGATACCAACTATCATTATATTGTGCCGGAGTTCAGTAAAGGACAGAGTTTTAAATTATTCTCCAACAAGATTATCAATGAGTTTATAGGTGCCAGGCAGATAGGAATAAATGCTAAGCCTGTAATATTAGGACCGGTTTCTTATTTATTATTAGGGAAAGAAAAAGAAGAAGGTTTTGAAAAATTGGATCTCATTGATAATCTGTTGCCGGTATATCTGGAAATACTGAAATCATTACAATCTCACGGAGCGGAATATATACAAATCGATGAACCTTTCCTGGTGCTGGATCTTACAGATAAAGCAAAAGAAGTTTATACTGCTGTATATACTAAAATTCAGAAAGAACTTCCGAATCTTAAGATTATCCTGACTACTTATTTTGAAGGACTGGAAGACAATCTGCCTTTAGCATTGTCCTTACCTGTGGACACACTGCATGTGGATTTGGTGAGAAAGCCCGAACAATTAGAAAATATATTGGCAGCTATACCGGAAAATCTGAAACTTTCTCTGGGGGTTGTGGACGGAAGAAATATCTGGAAGAATGATTTTGAAAGTTCACTTCAATTCATCCGAAAAGCAAAAGAACAATTAGGTGAGGAACGCATTCTGATAGCACCATCCAGTTCATTGCTGCATGTGCCATATGATTTGGATCTGGAAACAAAAGAAGAAAGCTTACCAGCGGAAATAAAGCAATGGATGGCTTATGCAAAGCAGAAGATAAAAGAAGTAGCACTACTAAGAGATTTATCCTCAGAAAATCCTTCTGCTGAAAGCTTAGTTGCTTTCGGGGAGAATAAAAAGGCTATAGAAAATAAAAGACTTTCGACGCTGATTCACGATGCGAAAGTGCAACAGCAAATGTATGCTTTGGATGCTGTACCGGTATCCCGCCAATCTGCCTTTGCGCAACGTAAAGTACAGCAGCAGGAAATACTAAAATTGCCACTCTTCCCAACTACAACAATCGGTTCTTTTCCACAGACAAAAGAAGTGAGAAGCTGGAGGGCACAGTTTAAAAAAGGAGAAATATCTGCTGAACGTTATACAGACCTTTTAAAAGAAGAAACGAAAAATACCATCCAACGTCAGGAGAAAATAGGTATTGATGTATTGGTACACGGAGAATTTGAGAGAAATGATATGGTGGAGTACTTCGGGGAGCAGCTGAAAGGTTTTGCTTTTACCGAAAACGGATGGGTACAGAGTTATGGAAGTCGTTGTGTAAAACCACCGGTAATTTATGGTGATGTTTCGCGCCCGGAGCCTTTAACGGTATTCTGGTCCCAGTATGCACAGTCTTTAACTTCTAAATGGGTAAAAGGAATGCTTACAGGTCCGGTAACGATATTACAATGGAGTTTTGTTAGAAATGACCAATCACGTAAAGATACCGCGAATCAAATTGCATTGGCTATCCGCGATGAGGTGCTAGATCTGGAAAAAGCAGGAATCAGAATTATTCAGATTGATGAACCTGCAATAAGAGAAGGCTTGCCACTGAGAAAGAAAGATGCTGCAGCATACCTGAAATGGGCTGTTCTGGCATTCCGTATTTCTGCATCTTCTGTAAAAGACGATACACAAATTCATACTCATATGTGCTATTCTGAATTCAACGATATTATCAATCATATTGCGGATATGGATGCAGATGTAATTACGATAGAATGTTCCCGTTCTCAGATGGAATTACTGGATGCATTTGCTGATTTTGAATATCCGAATGATATAGGACCTGGTGTTTATGATATCCATGCACCACGTGTACCATCGAAAGAAGAAATGGTAAAGCTTCTGGAAAAGGCTGCCAAAGTTATTCCTTCCAGTCAGCTTTGGGTAAATCCGGACTGTGGTTTAAAGACCAGAGGTTGGGATGAAACTGAAAAAGCACTGATTGAAATGGTTAATGCTGCGAAAGAAATGCAAAAGGAATTTGCATCAATAGTTTAA
- a CDS encoding thioredoxin family protein — MKKLISTLFLFIELLAFAQAGIKFDDGNFSSLLAKAKKENKLIFLDAYASWCGPCKLMAKNIFTLQSVGDYYNSHFVNAKMDMEKGEGVELAKKYNVKAYPTYLFINGDGEIVHRVLGYVEEKPFIQFAKDAEDPKRNIGALKARFEKGDTDPEFLRNLAMLTIYEDANFSGKVTKKYFEVKSDKAFSQEDIQLLLSGLMNTEDPRYEIFKNKKEEIVKILPVAQYEAFDKNIKMNTIIKKAYNPDTKTLNTEYFLTETEKAFGKEQAEKMLVRVKASYALKNKDYATYEKLTLEQYKDFSKANANELNSAAWNFFENVKDKKSLQTAILWAQESVKKDESYANTDTLANLYNKVGDKKNAKLWAEKSVELAKKSGEDATETQKLLDSLKK, encoded by the coding sequence ATGAAAAAACTAATCTCTACATTATTCCTGTTTATAGAATTACTGGCTTTTGCCCAGGCCGGAATAAAATTTGATGATGGAAATTTTTCCAGTTTATTAGCGAAGGCCAAAAAAGAAAATAAGCTTATTTTTCTGGATGCTTATGCCAGCTGGTGTGGTCCATGTAAACTAATGGCAAAAAATATCTTTACACTACAATCTGTTGGCGACTATTATAACAGCCATTTTGTAAATGCTAAAATGGATATGGAGAAAGGTGAGGGTGTTGAATTGGCAAAGAAATATAATGTAAAAGCTTATCCTACTTATTTGTTTATAAACGGAGACGGAGAAATTGTTCACCGTGTATTAGGATATGTTGAAGAAAAACCTTTCATTCAGTTTGCTAAAGATGCTGAAGATCCTAAAAGAAATATAGGTGCTCTAAAAGCTAGATTTGAAAAAGGAGATACTGATCCTGAATTTCTTAGAAATCTGGCGATGTTAACCATTTATGAAGATGCTAATTTTTCGGGAAAGGTAACAAAGAAATACTTTGAGGTAAAGTCTGATAAAGCTTTTTCTCAGGAAGATATCCAGTTGCTTTTATCAGGATTAATGAATACAGAAGATCCGAGATATGAAATCTTCAAAAACAAAAAAGAAGAGATTGTAAAAATATTGCCGGTTGCTCAATATGAAGCATTTGATAAAAATATCAAAATGAATACTATTATTAAAAAGGCATACAATCCGGATACTAAAACCTTAAATACAGAATACTTCCTTACAGAAACAGAGAAAGCCTTCGGAAAAGAGCAGGCTGAAAAAATGTTGGTAAGAGTAAAAGCAAGTTATGCACTGAAGAATAAAGATTATGCTACTTACGAAAAACTAACTTTGGAGCAGTATAAAGATTTTTCTAAAGCCAATGCAAATGAACTTAATTCTGCTGCATGGAACTTCTTCGAGAATGTTAAAGATAAAAAGTCTTTGCAGACAGCAATCCTTTGGGCGCAGGAATCTGTGAAGAAAGATGAAAGCTATGCCAATACTGATACTTTAGCTAATCTTTATAATAAAGTTGGAGACAAAAAGAATGCTAAATTATGGGCTGAGAAGTCGGTTGAGTTAGCAA